The genome window GCGCCCATCCCCCACAGCACCGACCTGCGGATAAATTTCCGCCGGGTCATCCGCCCGGGCCGCATGGAGCGCGGAATGGATTGCAGGGAAGCGCACCACCCAGAGGGCATGGGGAATCCTCCCTTCCGGTGTGTTGTGTGCGGAAAAGAATGTGCCCGGAACGGCCGGCCCGCAGGGGATGCTACCCGCGCTTTTCAAACCACCCTTCGCGAGCCATGACGTCCAGCACGACCGCGTTGCTGGGGGAGTCCCCCCGGGCGACGAACACGCCCACCTTCGGTCCCACCGCCTGTGCCAGCTCCGCGATGTCATGGTGGGTGAAGCCGGGACAGAGAAGCACGGCGTGGATCCCCTCTTCGGCAACCAGCCGCCGGCAGACCTCCAGGGCCTGTGCCTGATTTCGCACCACTTGCACGAAGAGCTGGTACATCGGCGTTTCCACTACGCTCTGATGTCTGTCCGGTTCGGCATCGGGAGCATGGGCCAGGAACAGCGCCTTGAACGCCATCTGACATCACCCCCTTTCAAACCGCCGGGTTCCATATCGCAGGATAATCCCCAGCGCGAAGAGCGCCGTCACGCCGACCACGATCCAATAAGAGGATAGAAACATTCCCATTCCCAACAGGGCAGACGCGACCGTATTGGACTTGGGTTGCATTGTAGTGCGGGTCGCGTGCGCTGTCAAGGGGAGCGCTTCACCCCCTCCTGCATCAGCGGCCAGGCCCATCCCACCCCCAGCTCAATCAGTTTGGCGCGGGTAGGGATGCCGGCGTCGTCCCACCCCATCATGGCATAATACAACTGCAGGGACTCCCGGAACGCCTGCCGGTCCAGGGGCACTCCCTTCGGCGACGCCTCGATCGGCTCAAAGAAGCGCGCCGGCAGGGTATCATCCTTCGCCGTCATCCCGCGCCGCACATTGACCGCCCGCGCCAATGTCACGCTCCGCTCCCCCACCTTCGTCAGCTCGAACATGTTGGTGTTCCAACCGGTGGCCGCCCGCACCGCCTCCGCCACCAGCGGGAAATCGGTCATGTAGGGCTGGCCAAAACACAGCTCCAGCACGTTAAACAGGCTCCACCAGTTCACATCATACACAAACAGGCGCACCTTTTCCGGCGTCAGCTCGGTCGCTTTGATGGGGTCCAGGATGCCCAGGGAACGAATGCGGTTGAACATGGGGTTGGTCTCGTCCTCGTACCAGACATCGTGCACATTGTGGACGTGGTCAGCGCCCGTGGGCGAGACGGCGTAGCCCAGGCCGATCAGGTGCTTGGCACGCGGCTCATGCATGGGGATCTCCTGGCCCTTCACATGCATGGCGTACTGCTCCGTGCCCCGCCCGATTTTCTGGGAAGCGCGGTACACGCCCTCCGCCAGCAGGTCGCCAAAGCCCTGGCGCTCGGCGATCATCTGGACGAGCCGCACCACCATGTCCCCATCGCCGAAGCGGAGTTCCAGGCCGCCCGTATCCTCTTTGGTCAGGAGGCCGCGCTCGAAACACTCCATGGCCCAGGCGATGTTCACGCCGGCAGAGATGGTATCGATCGTATAGGCATTACAGATCTCGTTGGCCTTGCACAGCGCCGCCAGATCGTCCACCCCCACCAGCGAGCCCAACGCCGCGCCGGTCTCGTACTCGGGGCCGCCGTACGTCGGGCTGATCTCATACGGATCATGCGCCTCCACCACGCGCTTGCACTTGTTGCGGCAGGCGAAACAGCTATCGCGGTCAATGAGCAGGGTCTCGGCCAGGGTGGCGCCAGTGATTTTGTGCGCGCCGGCAAAGGAGCCGGCACGGAAGTTGTACGTCGGCAGGGCGCCGGCGGCGCTCAACGCCTCCAGGCTTCCAATAGTGCCCAGGTTGGCGTTGCATTCCTCCAATGACGGCCCCCGCTCCCGATAGGCCTGGACACAGCGCTGGATGCCGGCCGGATCCGCCACCGACACCTGCTTATGGGAGCCGCGCACGTAGATGCCCTTCAGCCGCTTGGAACCCATGACCGCACCCATGCCGCACCGGCCGTAGAAATGGGTGATGTCATTGGCGATGCTGGCATAGCGCACCAGCTTCTCCGCCGCCGGCCCGATGGACGCCGATCGGATGCGCCGCTCGCCCAGCTCATCCTTCACCGCCTCCAGCGCTTCGGCGGTCTTCAGCCCCCACAGGCGCGAGGCATCGCGCAGTTCCGCCTGGCCATCGTGAATCCACAGGTAGACCGGCTTCGGGGACTGGCCCTGG of Anaerolineae bacterium contains these proteins:
- a CDS encoding aldehyde ferredoxin oxidoreductase family protein; this translates as MGFGYVGKILRVNLSDGRIWTESPDDKFYRTYMGGRNIIAYYLLKEAPRDADPLGPDNPLIFATGVLTGVPIGYSGRNSAGAYNPLTGGYGESESGGFFGAELKFAGFDAIVIQGQSPKPVYLWIHDGQAELRDASRLWGLKTAEALEAVKDELGERRIRSASIGPAAEKLVRYASIANDITHFYGRCGMGAVMGSKRLKGIYVRGSHKQVSVADPAGIQRCVQAYRERGPSLEECNANLGTIGSLEALSAAGALPTYNFRAGSFAGAHKITGATLAETLLIDRDSCFACRNKCKRVVEAHDPYEISPTYGGPEYETGAALGSLVGVDDLAALCKANEICNAYTIDTISAGVNIAWAMECFERGLLTKEDTGGLELRFGDGDMVVRLVQMIAERQGFGDLLAEGVYRASQKIGRGTEQYAMHVKGQEIPMHEPRAKHLIGLGYAVSPTGADHVHNVHDVWYEDETNPMFNRIRSLGILDPIKATELTPEKVRLFVYDVNWWSLFNVLELCFGQPYMTDFPLVAEAVRAATGWNTNMFELTKVGERSVTLARAVNVRRGMTAKDDTLPARFFEPIEASPKGVPLDRQAFRESLQLYYAMMGWDDAGIPTRAKLIELGVGWAWPLMQEGVKRSP